From one Planococcus citri chromosome 3, ihPlaCitr1.1, whole genome shotgun sequence genomic stretch:
- the Sardh gene encoding sarcosine dehydrogenase, mitochondrial: MLRLLTRQVQLRPSTLETLCKSQTRNLSTDNELPKTADVVIIGGGVAGCSTLYHLSQVGINAVLIESSKVSSGTTAQTAGLVWRLRPNDVEIQLLASTRNQILNMKEQTGIDPGWIENGGLYIAHNKERIGEYRRLITIGRSFGIESQLLSPSETKSKFPFINEEIIEGSLYIPGSGVVNPQPLCQGFAKEAVKNGAKIVENCAVNNILINENIFGTREVTGVNTSKGVIMTDCVVNCAGAWAGNVSEMAGLSIPVIPMKHSYIVSEPIEGVSVLPNIRDHDSSIYFRVQGDSLCLGGYESNPAILDQLGSGQTSSQFELDWNVFDRHIEKAIELVPVFQKAGIKNTVCGAEAFTPDHKPLIGEDPRLRGMFHNCGFNSAGLMLSGGCAEQLALWILNGQPDLHMYNYDIRRFTKEQCMDKNWIKERSHESYVKNYSIVFPHDQPLAGRNFKQDPFHEKLLKEGAVYEEMQGWEKPGWFAPNGFAPIFPYDWYGSYGSTKNTDKRYENLLKGDYTFNFSRHHHQIGSECLSCREQVAMFNMSFYSKMYLSGPEAEKAADWLFTADTKQPIGKSVFTCLLNAKGNIEADAIVTVITAGGGGLVDPIFKGKGYYIVSGGASASQTTAHIKSAIRRKNFKVNLTDLTDKVGILSIQGPYSRELLQEIVSCDLHNSLFPYMTSKLTKVAGHTVRALRTSFAGELGWQLHIPFNACEDVYNAVRQEGLKYGLRHAGYRALYSLSCEKGNNLWNFDIRLDDNPIEANLGHTCRREGDYLGKSAVEKIIQSGPKKKLCFFTLHDQIPVWGLETIWRNNQVVGYLRRGEYGYSLGCSIGMGYVSHPDGAIVSNEFLENGNYEIEVMGKRYNANLHLKSPFDSEDERVHGIYRHEKLPHKVSAVN, from the exons gttcAACTACGTCCCAGTACTCTAGAAACGTTATGTAAATCTCAAACGCGTAATTTAAGTACCGATAACGAGTTACCAAAAACAGCAGATGTTGTTATTATCG GTGGTGGTGTAGCGGGTTGCAGCACGTTATACCACTTATCACAAGTGGGAATAAACGCCGTACTTATCGAAAGCTCGAAAGTTAGCAGCGGTACTACTGCACAAACAGCCGGATTAGTATGGCGATTGAGGCCGAACGATGTGGAAATTCAGCTTTTGGCTTCGACACGAAATCAGATATTGAACATGAAAGAGCAAACTGGAATCGATCCTGGATGGATTGAGAATGGTGGATTGTACATCGCTCATAATAAA GAACGTATTGGCGAGTATCGAAGATTGATAACGATTGGGCGAAGTTTCGGTATCGAAAGTCAGCTTTTATCACCTTCCGAAACCAAATCAAAGTTTCCTTTTATAAACGAGGAAATCATAGAAGGAAGTTTATATATACCAGGAAGTGGTGTAGTAAATCCTCAACCATTATGCCAAGGATTTGCAAAAGAAGCTGTGAAAAATGGAGCGAAG ATTGTCGAAAATTGCGCCGTGAACAATATTCTAATAAACGAGAATATTTTCGGTACGAGAGAAGTAACCGGAGTAAACACTTCGAAAGGTGTCATTATGACGGATTGTGTAGTTAATTGTGCAG GTGCTTGGGCTGGCAACGTATCAGAAATGGCAGGCCTATCGATACCTGTGATCCCGATGAAACATTCCTACATAGTCAGCGAACCTATCGAGGGTGTTTCCGTCCTGCCCAACATCAGGGATCACGATTCGTCAATTTATTTCCGAGTTCAAGGAGATTCGCTTTGTTTGGGAGGTTACGAAAGCAACCCAGCTATTTTAGATCAA CTTGGAAGTGGCCAGACCTCCAGTCAATTTGAACTAGATTGGAATGTATTCGATAGACACATCGAGAAAGCTATCGAGCTCGTGCCTGTATTCCAAAAAGCCGGAATAAAGAACACCGTGTGCGGAGCTGAGGCATTTACCCCGGATCATAAACCATTAATAG GAGAGGATCCAAGATTACGTGGTATGTTTCATAATTGTGGTTTCAATTCAGCCGGATTGATGTTGAGTGGAGGCTGCGCGGAGCAATTGGCGTTATGGATTTTGAACGGACAGCCAGATCTTCATATGTACAATTACGATATTAG GAGGTTTACCAAAGAGCAATGTATGGATAAGAATTGGATAAAAGAACGCAGTCATGAAAGTTACGTGAAAAATTACAGCATTGTTTTCCCTCATGATCAGCCCTTGGCAGGACGTAACTTTAAACAAGATCCTTTCCACGAG AAACTGTTAAAAGAAGGAGCAGTTTACGAAGAGATGCAGGGTTGGGAAAAACCTGGATGGTTTGCACCGAATGGCTTCGCTCCGATTTTCCCTTACGATTGGTATGGTTCGTACGGATCAACGAAGAATACCGATAAACGTTATGAAAATCTTCTCAAAGGCGATtacactttcaatttttccagacatCATCATCAG atCGGTTCCGAATGTTTATCTTGCCGAGAACAAGTAGCCATGTTCAATATGTCATTCTACAGTAAAATGTATTTGAGCGGTCCAGAAGCGGAAAAAGCTGCTGATTGGTTGTTCACTGCCGATACCAAGCAACCAATCGGGAAAAGCGTATTCACTTGCCTACTAAATGCGAAAGGAAACATCGAAGCTGACGCCATCGTAACAGTAATTACTGCCGGAGGAGGAGGATTAGTCGATCCCATATTCAAA GGTAAAGGTTACTACATCGTATCCGGAGGCGCTTCTGCATCACAAACAACAGCCCATATCAAATCGGcaataagaagaaaaaatttcaaagttaatCTCACCGATCTTACGGATAAAGTAGGAATTTTATCGATCCAGGGTCCATACAG TCGAGAGCTTCTTCAAGAAATCGTTAGCTGCGATTTACATAACAGTTTATTCCCATATATGACTTCGAAACTTACCAAAGTAGCTGGCCATACCGTCCGTGCATTGCGTACGAGTTTCGCCGGAGAATTAGGATGGCAGCTGCATATTCCTTTTAACGCGTGCGAAGATGTTTACAACGCTGTCAGACAGGAAGGCTTGAAATATGGCTTAAGACATGCCGGATATCGAGCTTTGTATTCGCTGAGTTGTGAAAAAG GCAacaatttatggaattttgatATAAGACTCGATGATAATCCGATCGAAGCTAATTTAGGACACACTTGCCGAAGAGAAGGCGATTATCTGGGGAAATCtgcagttgaaaaaataatccagAGCGggccaaaaaagaaattgtgttttttcactTTACACGA ccaaattccAGTTTGGGGATTAGAAACTATTTGGAGGAATAATCAAGTTGTCGGATATCTCAGAAGAGGCGAATATGGATATTCCTTAGGATGCAGTATTGGAATGGG CTACGTTTCTCACCCGGATGGAGCCATtgtttctaatgaatttttagaaaacggAAATTATGAAATAGAAGTAATGGGTAAAAGATACAACGCTAATTTACACCTAAAGTCGCCTTTTGATTCCGAAGATGAAAGAGTTCACGGAATCTACAGGCACGAAAAACTTCCCCACAAAGTTTCAGCAGTGAATTAA